The following coding sequences are from one Sphingomonas sp. OV641 window:
- a CDS encoding PhoX family phosphatase: MTDSRFTYDDGDIDTNNAANPHLNELIAQRYSRRQTLRGGLTAMTTAVFGGVLLAGCDDDDDLLQRESVSVSTGQSATATAGKTVTLQGTASSTARTVGWTQVSGPTVTLTNANTATASFTAPAVSAATPLVFRFTGATGIGDTATADTTVTVSPATLDFTAVAKNRNDLVTVPAGYAVTVLYRLGDPINANTPAYANDGSDTNFGARAGDHHDGMSFFGLAASGATRDASSSTRGVLVLNHENITESYLHSRGPTNTGGVRPEAEAIKEIEAHGVSVIEVTRGASAWSYVQASALNRRITPNTPMAFSGPAKGNVLLRTVYSTDATKGRGTINNCANGTMPWGTYATAEENWAGYFRRDRGDAAVRVTAGQAKQNTSLARYGISEGRAGNYGWTTVTPADSSNTLFRKWNITATAGAASDGTQDFRNEAFQYGWIVEIDPYDPASTPRKRTALGRMNHEGVGPGRMIAGVKPAFYMGDDAQGEYIYKFVSATAWTAADANAADRLAIGDKYLDTGTLYVAKLNADGTGQWLPLVFGTGPLTSANATYPFADQSDVLVNTRLAADLVGATKMDRPEWTAVNPANGEMYCTLTNNSSRTPATVDAANPRAYVDPRTDGRSTTGNANGHVIRFRENGDTTEATAFTWDVYAFGSGSDLDKDNINLSGLDDTNDFSSPDGLWFSLPSNVAGQVNPVMWLQTDDGAYTDVTNCMMLAAIPGKVGDGGTKTITNTTPAGTSTATTRVGKAPGATLKRFLVGPKECEITGITSTPDGKALFVNIQHPGEGGGPDNITSSWPASQTGTPTTPSRPRSATIVITRTDGGLVGI; encoded by the coding sequence ATGACCGACTCGCGCTTCACCTATGACGATGGCGACATCGACACCAACAATGCCGCCAACCCGCATCTGAACGAACTGATCGCCCAGCGTTATTCGCGCCGGCAAACGCTGCGTGGCGGGTTGACCGCGATGACGACGGCGGTGTTCGGCGGCGTGCTGCTGGCGGGCTGCGACGATGACGACGACCTTCTGCAGCGCGAGAGCGTCTCGGTGTCGACCGGCCAGTCGGCCACGGCGACCGCCGGTAAGACGGTGACGCTGCAGGGCACCGCAAGCTCCACCGCGCGCACCGTGGGCTGGACGCAGGTGAGCGGCCCGACCGTGACGCTGACCAACGCCAACACCGCCACCGCCAGCTTCACGGCGCCCGCCGTGAGCGCGGCGACGCCGCTCGTCTTCCGCTTCACCGGCGCGACCGGCATCGGCGACACGGCAACGGCCGACACCACCGTCACCGTATCCCCGGCAACGCTGGACTTCACCGCGGTGGCGAAGAACCGCAACGACCTGGTCACCGTGCCGGCCGGCTATGCCGTGACGGTGCTGTATCGCCTGGGCGATCCCATCAATGCCAACACTCCCGCTTATGCCAATGACGGTTCGGACACGAACTTCGGCGCGCGGGCGGGCGACCATCACGATGGCATGAGCTTCTTCGGCCTGGCTGCCAGTGGCGCGACGCGCGACGCGTCCAGCAGCACGCGCGGCGTGCTGGTGCTGAACCACGAGAATATCACCGAAAGCTACCTGCACTCGCGCGGGCCGACGAACACGGGCGGCGTGCGCCCGGAGGCGGAAGCGATCAAGGAAATCGAAGCGCACGGCGTTTCGGTGATCGAAGTAACGCGCGGCGCTTCCGCGTGGAGCTATGTCCAGGCGTCGGCGCTCAACCGCCGCATCACCCCGAACACGCCCATGGCGTTCAGCGGCCCGGCAAAGGGCAATGTGCTGCTGCGCACCGTCTATTCCACCGACGCCACCAAGGGCCGGGGCACCATCAACAATTGCGCCAACGGGACGATGCCCTGGGGCACCTATGCAACGGCGGAAGAAAATTGGGCCGGATATTTCCGGCGCGATCGCGGCGACGCGGCCGTCCGCGTCACCGCCGGCCAGGCCAAGCAGAACACCAGCCTGGCCCGCTACGGCATCTCCGAAGGCCGCGCCGGCAATTACGGCTGGACCACGGTGACCCCGGCGGATTCGTCCAACACGCTGTTCCGCAAGTGGAACATTACCGCCACCGCCGGTGCGGCATCGGACGGCACGCAGGACTTCCGCAACGAAGCGTTCCAATACGGCTGGATCGTCGAGATCGACCCCTATGACCCCGCCTCCACGCCGCGCAAGCGCACCGCGCTTGGCCGCATGAACCACGAAGGCGTCGGCCCGGGCCGCATGATCGCGGGCGTGAAGCCGGCCTTCTACATGGGTGACGACGCGCAGGGCGAGTATATCTACAAGTTCGTTTCCGCGACGGCATGGACGGCGGCCGATGCGAATGCCGCCGACCGCCTGGCGATCGGTGACAAATATCTCGACACGGGCACGCTCTATGTCGCGAAGCTGAATGCCGACGGCACTGGCCAGTGGCTGCCGCTGGTGTTCGGCACCGGTCCGCTGACCAGCGCCAACGCCACCTATCCGTTCGCCGACCAGTCCGACGTGCTGGTCAACACCCGCCTGGCGGCGGATCTGGTGGGCGCGACCAAGATGGACCGTCCGGAATGGACCGCGGTGAACCCGGCGAATGGCGAGATGTATTGCACGCTCACCAACAATTCGTCGCGCACCCCCGCCACCGTCGATGCGGCCAATCCGCGCGCCTATGTCGATCCGCGCACCGATGGCCGCTCGACCACCGGCAACGCCAACGGACATGTCATTCGCTTCCGCGAAAATGGCGACACGACCGAGGCGACGGCGTTCACCTGGGACGTTTATGCCTTTGGCTCGGGCAGCGATCTGGACAAGGACAACATCAACCTGTCGGGCCTCGACGACACCAATGACTTCTCATCGCCGGACGGGCTGTGGTTCAGCCTGCCGTCGAATGTCGCGGGACAGGTCAATCCGGTGATGTGGCTGCAGACCGACGACGGTGCGTACACCGACGTCACCAACTGCATGATGCTCGCTGCCATTCCCGGCAAGGTCGGCGACGGTGGCACCAAGACGATCACCAACACCACGCCGGCTGGCACCAGCACGGCCACGACGCGCGTCGGCAAGGCGCCCGGCGCGACGCTGAAGCGCTTCCTGGTCGGCCCGAAGGAGTGCGAGATCACCGGCATCACCTCCACGCCGGACGGCAAGGCGCTGTTCGTCAACATCCAGCACCCGGGTGAGGGCGGCGGACCGGACAACATCACGTCGAGCTGGCCGGCCTCGCAGACCGGAACGCCGACGACGCCAAGCCGCCCGCGCTCGGCGACGATCGTGATCACCCGCACCGACGGCGGCCTGGTCGGGATCTGA
- a CDS encoding alpha-hydroxy-acid oxidizing protein has protein sequence MPHYGDLQTQIYGAGLSGIVPTLPVDFATLEKRAQAALPPHVLTYVQGGCGDEFTQDENARAFRHWGMVPRMMVDTTHRDLSTSIFGLSLPSPVFMAPIGVTGMMTQDQHGDLAAAQGSAATGVPLTASTLSNDPLEDVHAACGDTPAFFQLYTPRDKDLAESLVSRAEKAGYKAIIVTLDTWVTGWRPRDLNPSNFPQLRGHVLQNYFIDPRFRAMLGGKAPEEDLRTAIGTWGATFGKVLTWDDLPWLKSITRLPIVLKGICHPEDARRAIDGGADGIYVSNHGGRQANGGIAAIDMLPAVAEAVAGRVPLFFDSGIRSGTDVVKAIALGADMVGIGRPYSYGLALGGAQGCAHVLKCILAEADLLMAVNGWPTLAAVREAGAIRTDR, from the coding sequence ATGCCGCATTACGGCGACCTCCAGACCCAGATCTACGGCGCCGGCCTTTCCGGCATCGTCCCCACCCTGCCCGTCGATTTCGCGACGCTGGAGAAGCGTGCGCAGGCCGCGCTTCCGCCGCATGTCCTCACCTATGTCCAGGGCGGCTGCGGCGACGAGTTCACGCAGGACGAGAACGCCCGCGCCTTCCGCCATTGGGGCATGGTGCCGCGGATGATGGTCGACACCACGCATCGCGACCTTTCCACCTCGATCTTCGGTCTGTCGCTGCCATCGCCCGTATTCATGGCGCCGATCGGCGTCACCGGCATGATGACACAGGACCAGCACGGCGACCTCGCCGCCGCGCAGGGCTCCGCCGCCACCGGCGTCCCGCTCACCGCCTCCACCCTCTCCAACGATCCGCTCGAGGACGTCCACGCCGCCTGCGGCGACACGCCCGCCTTCTTCCAGCTCTACACGCCCCGCGACAAGGACCTGGCCGAAAGCCTCGTCTCGCGCGCGGAAAAGGCGGGGTATAAGGCGATCATCGTCACGCTCGACACCTGGGTCACCGGCTGGCGCCCGCGCGACCTCAACCCGTCCAACTTTCCGCAGCTGCGCGGCCACGTGCTGCAGAACTATTTCATCGATCCCCGCTTCCGCGCCATGCTGGGCGGCAAGGCGCCCGAGGAGGACCTTCGCACCGCCATCGGCACCTGGGGCGCCACGTTCGGCAAGGTGCTGACCTGGGACGACCTCCCCTGGCTGAAGTCGATCACCCGCCTGCCGATCGTCCTCAAGGGCATCTGCCACCCCGAAGACGCGCGCCGCGCGATCGACGGCGGCGCGGACGGCATCTACGTCTCCAACCATGGCGGGCGGCAGGCGAATGGCGGCATTGCGGCGATCGATATGCTGCCGGCGGTGGCTGAGGCGGTGGCCGGCCGCGTGCCGTTATTCTTCGACAGCGGCATCCGCTCCGGCACCGATGTGGTGAAGGCGATCGCGCTCGGCGCTGACATGGTCGGCATCGGCCGCCCCTACAGCTACGGCCTGGCGCTCGGCGGCGCGCAGGGCTGCGCCCATGTCCTGAAGTGCATTCTGGCGGAGGCGGACCTGCTGATGGCCGTCAACGGCTGGCCGACGCTGGCGGCAGTGCGTGAGGCCGGGGCGATCCGCACGGATCGGTAG
- the rplJ gene encoding 50S ribosomal protein L10, with the protein MDRAQKAAAVAELKQTFSEVGVVVVTRNLGLTVAQSTQLRTKMREAGAVYKVSKNKLAKIALDGTDYNELGDMFTGPVGLATSVDPVAAAKVAVEFAKTTDKFEIVGGGMGATKLDVAGVQALATMPSLDELRAKIVGLIVAPATKLATITQAPAAQIARVLAAYSEKEAA; encoded by the coding sequence ATGGATCGTGCTCAAAAGGCCGCAGCCGTCGCCGAACTCAAGCAGACCTTCTCCGAGGTCGGCGTGGTGGTCGTCACCCGCAACCTCGGCCTCACCGTCGCCCAGTCGACGCAGCTGAGGACGAAGATGCGCGAGGCCGGCGCCGTCTACAAGGTCTCGAAGAACAAGCTTGCCAAGATCGCGCTCGACGGCACCGACTATAACGAGCTTGGTGACATGTTCACCGGCCCGGTCGGTCTCGCGACTTCGGTCGATCCCGTTGCGGCTGCCAAGGTAGCCGTGGAATTCGCCAAGACGACCGACAAGTTCGAGATCGTCGGCGGCGGAATGGGTGCGACCAAGCTCGACGTGGCAGGCGTTCAGGCGCTTGCGACGATGCCGTCGCTGGACGAGCTCCGGGCGAAGATCGTCGGTCTCATCGTGGCTCCGGCCACGAAGCTGGCGACCATCACCCAGGCGCCCGCCGCGCAGATCGCGCGCGTGCTTGCAGCTTACTCGGAAAAGGAAGCCGCCTGA
- a CDS encoding glycosyltransferase family 4 protein, protein MRIAMLSSISWSTPPTGYGPWELVTSLLTEALIARGVDVTLFATRNSHTAGRLEGVAPRGYSEPPHLDAKVWEAMHIAHCMERADDFDLIHNQADFMPLAWSRLIDTPMLTTIHGFSSERIVPVYQRYDDHVHYVSISDADRHPSLSYAATIHHGIPLGDFPFDAQGSDDLLFFGRIHPDKGPHAAIAAAQQAGKRLIMAGLVQDQGYHERDVAPHIDNDRVIFRGVVGGDTRTRALGEARALLHLIGFDEPFGLSVVEAMACGTPVIAFNRGSMPELIEHGVTGFLVDTVEEAVEAIARIGDIDRSACRKRVAERFSVERMADDYIKLYERLIG, encoded by the coding sequence ATGCGTATCGCCATGCTGTCGTCGATTTCCTGGTCGACGCCCCCGACCGGCTATGGCCCGTGGGAATTGGTGACGAGCCTGCTGACCGAGGCGCTGATCGCGCGCGGTGTCGACGTCACGCTCTTTGCCACCCGGAACTCGCACACCGCCGGCAGGCTGGAGGGCGTCGCCCCGCGCGGCTATTCCGAACCGCCGCACCTGGATGCCAAGGTCTGGGAGGCGATGCACATCGCGCACTGCATGGAACGCGCCGACGACTTTGACCTCATCCACAACCAGGCCGATTTCATGCCGCTCGCCTGGTCACGCCTGATCGACACGCCGATGCTGACAACGATCCACGGCTTCTCGTCCGAACGGATCGTGCCGGTGTACCAGCGCTACGACGACCACGTGCATTACGTCTCGATCAGCGACGCCGATCGCCACCCATCGCTCAGCTACGCCGCGACGATCCATCACGGCATTCCACTGGGCGATTTCCCGTTCGATGCGCAGGGCAGCGACGACCTGCTCTTCTTCGGCCGGATCCACCCCGATAAAGGCCCACACGCGGCCATCGCCGCTGCGCAACAGGCCGGCAAGCGCCTCATCATGGCCGGCCTGGTGCAGGACCAGGGTTATCACGAACGGGACGTGGCCCCGCACATCGACAATGACCGCGTGATCTTCCGCGGCGTGGTCGGTGGCGACACGCGAACCCGGGCGCTCGGCGAGGCCCGCGCGCTCCTCCACCTCATCGGCTTTGACGAACCCTTCGGCCTTTCGGTGGTGGAGGCAATGGCCTGCGGCACGCCGGTGATCGCCTTCAACCGCGGCTCCATGCCCGAGCTGATCGAACACGGCGTCACCGGCTTCCTCGTCGATACGGTGGAGGAAGCGGTGGAAGCCATCGCCCGCATCGGCGACATAGACCGCTCCGCCTGCCGGAAGCGGGTGGCGGAACGCTTCAGCGTGGAGCGGATGGCGGACGATTACATCAAGCTCTACGAACGCCTGATCGGGTGA
- a CDS encoding CocE/NonD family hydrolase: MKRLLLLAGATLALTPVMAQQTPPATGDVPASFAYPVDARDYVRREVMIPMRDGTKLFTVIIIPKGATNAPILLTRTPYNAAGRANRVANSPNMASLLPQGDEPFVRAGYIRVFQDIRGKYGSEGDYVVTRPVIGPLNQTKVDHVTDAYDTIDWLVNKANLPETNGRVGMLGSSYEGFTVVMALLNPHPALKVAAPESPMIDGWMGDDWFHYGAFRLANIAWLGKQTGFKGAGSERVSGIYDDYEQFRRVGSAGAWATQSGYADLPYWQRMVAHPAYDGFWQGQALDKLIAANPSNVPTMWEQGLFDQEDMYGAITTWEALKAKGKAGNNFLVMGPWRHSQANYDGSSLGDFKWNGDTATEWREDYLFPFFDQYLRDGKPAFTPPQALIYNTGDNRWDKLSQWPLACDTGCAAPMTPIYLGENGALGFQKGQAGGDSYVSDPDKPVPHLPRPVNFGDGRWGAWLVSDQRSVDGRTDVMTYETAPLTQAVRVSGAPMADIFAKTTGTDGDFVVKVIDVYPDDYPNEPKKGGYQLPISLDIFRGRYRDSFDKPTPIPAGKVQRYRFRLPTVNHVFKPGHRIMVQVQSSLFPLYDRNPQKYVPNIFLAKKEDYQKATVTLSRGGAQASAVWLPVVGDARTAPRP; the protein is encoded by the coding sequence ATGAAGAGACTGTTGCTGCTTGCCGGCGCCACGCTGGCGCTTACGCCTGTCATGGCGCAGCAGACGCCGCCGGCGACCGGCGATGTTCCGGCGAGCTTCGCCTATCCCGTCGACGCACGCGACTATGTGCGCCGCGAGGTGATGATCCCGATGCGCGACGGGACCAAGCTGTTCACCGTGATCATCATTCCCAAGGGCGCAACCAATGCGCCGATCCTGCTGACGCGCACGCCCTACAATGCGGCGGGCCGGGCCAACCGGGTGGCGAACAGCCCGAACATGGCGTCCTTGCTGCCGCAGGGTGACGAGCCGTTCGTGCGCGCTGGGTACATCCGCGTATTTCAGGACATCCGCGGCAAATATGGCTCCGAAGGCGATTACGTCGTGACTCGACCGGTGATCGGCCCGCTCAACCAGACCAAGGTCGATCACGTCACCGACGCCTATGACACGATCGACTGGCTGGTGAACAAGGCGAACCTGCCGGAAACGAACGGCCGCGTGGGAATGCTGGGCTCTTCCTATGAGGGGTTCACCGTCGTCATGGCGCTCTTGAACCCGCACCCCGCGCTGAAGGTGGCTGCGCCGGAGAGCCCGATGATCGACGGCTGGATGGGAGACGACTGGTTCCATTACGGCGCGTTCCGGCTGGCGAACATCGCGTGGCTGGGCAAGCAGACCGGCTTCAAGGGCGCGGGATCGGAGCGTGTTTCCGGCATCTATGACGATTACGAGCAGTTCCGCCGGGTCGGGTCTGCGGGCGCATGGGCGACGCAGTCCGGCTATGCCGACCTGCCTTACTGGCAGCGGATGGTGGCGCACCCGGCCTATGACGGCTTCTGGCAGGGGCAGGCGCTCGATAAGCTGATTGCGGCCAATCCCTCCAACGTGCCGACCATGTGGGAACAGGGGCTGTTCGATCAGGAGGATATGTACGGCGCCATCACCACCTGGGAGGCGCTGAAGGCGAAAGGGAAGGCGGGGAACAACTTCCTGGTGATGGGGCCATGGCGGCACAGCCAGGCGAATTACGACGGCTCCTCCCTGGGCGACTTCAAGTGGAACGGCGATACGGCTACCGAGTGGCGAGAGGATTATCTCTTTCCGTTCTTCGACCAATATCTGCGTGACGGGAAGCCGGCCTTCACCCCGCCGCAGGCGCTGATCTACAACACCGGGGACAACCGCTGGGATAAGCTGTCGCAATGGCCGCTGGCCTGTGACACCGGTTGTGCGGCCCCCATGACCCCGATCTATCTGGGTGAGAACGGCGCCCTGGGATTTCAGAAGGGGCAGGCGGGTGGTGATAGCTATGTCTCCGATCCGGACAAGCCGGTGCCGCACCTGCCGCGCCCGGTGAATTTCGGTGACGGGCGCTGGGGCGCGTGGCTGGTGTCCGACCAGCGATCGGTGGATGGCCGCACCGATGTGATGACGTACGAGACCGCTCCGCTGACCCAGGCAGTACGGGTGTCGGGCGCGCCGATGGCGGACATATTCGCCAAGACGACCGGCACCGACGGCGACTTCGTGGTGAAGGTGATTGACGTCTATCCGGACGATTACCCGAACGAGCCGAAGAAGGGCGGATATCAGCTGCCGATCAGCCTCGACATCTTCCGTGGCCGTTATCGCGACAGCTTCGACAAGCCGACGCCGATCCCGGCGGGGAAGGTGCAGCGCTATCGCTTCCGCCTGCCGACGGTGAACCATGTGTTCAAGCCGGGCCACCGGATCATGGTTCAGGTCCAGTCGTCGCTGTTCCCGCTCTATGATCGCAATCCGCAGAAATATGTGCCGAACATCTTCCTGGCGAAGAAGGAGGATTATCAGAAGGCGACCGTGACGCTGTCGCGCGGCGGCGCGCAGGCAAGCGCAGTGTGGCTGCCGGTGGTGGGTGACGCGCGGACAGCGCCGCGCCCGTAA
- the rplL gene encoding 50S ribosomal protein L7/L12: MADLNALVDQLSELTVLEAAELSKLLEEKWGVSAAAAVAAAPAAGGGAAAPAAEEKTEFDVILTGDGGKKINVIKEVRAITGLGLTEAKTLVEGAPKPIKEGVSKDEAEKVKKQLEEAGATVELK; this comes from the coding sequence ATGGCAGACCTGAACGCGCTGGTTGACCAGCTGTCCGAACTGACCGTCCTCGAGGCGGCTGAGCTCTCGAAGCTCCTCGAAGAGAAGTGGGGCGTCTCGGCCGCAGCAGCGGTTGCAGCAGCTCCGGCAGCTGGTGGCGGCGCAGCTGCTCCGGCCGCTGAAGAGAAGACCGAGTTCGACGTGATCCTCACCGGCGACGGTGGCAAGAAGATCAACGTCATCAAGGAAGTCCGCGCGATCACCGGCCTTGGCCTGACCGAAGCGAAGACCCTCGTCGAGGGCGCGCCGAAGCCGATCAAGGAAGGCGTTTCGAAGGACGAGGCCGAGAAGGTCAAGAAGCAGCTCGAGGAAGCCGGCGCGACCGTCGAGCTCAAGTAA